One segment of Actinomycetota bacterium DNA contains the following:
- a CDS encoding DUF503 domain-containing protein, with protein sequence MYVGALKLELYMPQCRSLKEKRQVLRSIIDRTRGRFNVAVAEVDKHDLWQLSSLGVTCVSNSEYAARETLHRVDRSVRALGKAEVLASPITIFTP encoded by the coding sequence ATGTACGTGGGAGCCTTGAAGCTGGAGCTCTACATGCCGCAGTGCAGGAGCCTCAAGGAGAAACGCCAGGTATTGAGGAGCATCATCGACCGCACCAGGGGTCGTTTCAACGTGGCCGTGGCGGAAGTCGACAAGCACGACCTCTGGCAGCTGTCCAGCCTGGGAGTGACCTGCGTGAGCAACAGCGAATACGCGGCGAGGGAGACCCTGCACCGGGTGGACCGCAGCGTGAGGGCCCTGGGGAAGGCGGAGGTCCTCGCGTCCCCCATCACCATATTCACGCCTTGA